Proteins from one Chitinophaga oryzae genomic window:
- a CDS encoding SusC/RagA family TonB-linked outer membrane protein: MKFGSLRLCLKGMAGLCLLLGVTTSATQAQDAVAGIQSSPLPQYQYRKSGNADTSPARQVLSLTSALEKVYNKYQLRIAMNEKYAKNIFVPDNLLNSGASAAIASLQKILQSYGLTLNMTGPSQYIITPAEPRPAPVTKPAAKIHVSGTVKDKLGAPLVGVTVKVIKTPIGTTTNDKGFYELDAEPTDTLEFSYIGYQTQQISVRNRLDINIEMLAKQGGLNEVVVVGFGAQKKISLVGAQSTIKPEELKLPVRSLTNALGGRLAGIVAVQRSGEPGYDGSDIWIRGISTFGSSPRGPLIIVDGVPDRSINDLDPEDVESFTVLKDASATAVYGTRGANGVILVNTKTGKPGKPQINIELNQAITKFTQLPKFVDAPTFMRLYNEGLEMRGRTPLYSEERIQQHISGEDPDLYPNVDWFKTLFNQYGQNRRANLNVRGGSEFATYYISAGYYSEVGMLKRDNLQSYNSEIKLDRYNFTTNVDANITRTTKLELGVNGYIINSNYPGIGTGALFDLATQVPPHLIPPQYSNGQWPKIPGGSYPSPYRNLTQSGYATEYRNNIRSNIRVRQQLDFILKGLSATSMFAFDSYSWNNLNRKREVQTYYATGRDSAGNLLTRVVDPGSNVLGFEVSRGGDRRFYTETALNYARKFGDHDVSALLLYNQSDYIDGDAGDLISSIPFRVRGLSGRATYGYKSRYFAEANFGYNGSENFTPKKRYGLFPSFGAGWVISNEHFFEPLSNVLSYFKVRYTYGLSGNSNTGSRFLFLTRIKNKDDLGYTFGVPGNTTSFWGMEEDQIGSEVSWETGKRQNLGIEIKAFKDELSVIVELFKERRTGILLRQYDIPYSSGYTTDNIPYRNIGITENKGIDVTVEYNKTFSKNYWAAFRGNFNFNINKNVYDGLPPWQYPWLNRTGHTIDQRFGYVALGLFSDSADIAKSPKQSGDVRPGDIKYQDLNGDGIINSYDQQAIGYGSVPRIVYGLNFSVGAKGFDLSLFFQGVAMADFMYSGGHGTNPFYEGPTIGNLYTAATDRWTPDNPNSKPFYPRMSTRQDITTNYYASTWWLKRADYIRLKSAELGYTFGMRRLQKYGLKTLRAYVNGTNLFTISPWKIWDPELGDGRGTAYPNTTTYNFGIRASFK; this comes from the coding sequence ATGAAATTTGGATCTCTACGGCTTTGCCTGAAGGGAATGGCCGGCCTGTGCCTGTTGCTGGGCGTCACCACATCTGCCACACAGGCGCAGGACGCAGTGGCCGGCATACAGTCGTCACCGTTACCACAATACCAATACCGTAAGTCCGGCAATGCCGATACCAGTCCTGCCCGGCAGGTACTCTCCCTCACCAGCGCGCTGGAAAAAGTTTATAACAAATACCAGCTGCGGATAGCGATGAATGAAAAATATGCGAAGAACATTTTTGTGCCCGACAACCTGCTGAACAGCGGGGCGTCTGCCGCTATCGCTTCGCTGCAGAAAATACTACAGTCCTATGGCCTCACCCTTAACATGACCGGCCCCTCACAATATATCATCACGCCGGCCGAGCCGCGTCCGGCCCCCGTCACGAAACCCGCCGCCAAAATCCACGTTTCCGGCACGGTAAAAGACAAACTCGGCGCGCCACTGGTAGGCGTGACCGTTAAAGTCATCAAAACGCCCATTGGCACCACCACGAATGACAAAGGTTTTTACGAGCTGGACGCAGAGCCGACCGACACCCTCGAATTTTCCTACATCGGCTATCAAACGCAGCAGATCAGCGTCCGTAACCGCCTAGACATCAACATCGAAATGCTGGCAAAGCAGGGAGGTCTCAATGAAGTAGTTGTAGTAGGCTTCGGTGCACAGAAAAAAATCAGCCTGGTGGGCGCACAGTCCACCATCAAACCGGAGGAACTGAAGCTCCCGGTGAGGAGCCTCACGAATGCGCTGGGCGGCCGGCTGGCGGGCATAGTGGCCGTTCAGCGCAGCGGGGAACCCGGCTATGACGGCTCTGACATCTGGATCAGGGGCATCTCTACTTTCGGCTCCAGCCCCCGCGGACCGCTCATCATCGTAGACGGCGTGCCGGACCGCAGCATCAATGACCTCGACCCTGAAGACGTGGAGAGCTTCACCGTGTTAAAAGATGCATCCGCTACCGCGGTATATGGCACCCGTGGCGCCAACGGCGTGATCCTCGTCAATACCAAGACCGGCAAACCAGGCAAACCGCAGATCAATATAGAACTCAACCAGGCCATCACCAAATTCACCCAACTGCCCAAATTCGTAGATGCGCCTACGTTCATGCGTCTTTACAACGAAGGGCTCGAAATGCGCGGCAGGACGCCGCTCTATTCGGAAGAAAGAATACAGCAACATATCAGCGGCGAAGATCCGGACCTGTACCCGAACGTGGACTGGTTTAAAACACTCTTCAACCAGTATGGCCAGAACAGAAGGGCCAACCTGAACGTACGCGGCGGCTCTGAATTCGCGACGTACTATATTTCAGCGGGATACTATTCAGAAGTAGGCATGCTGAAAAGAGACAACCTGCAATCGTACAACTCTGAAATAAAGCTCGACCGCTACAACTTCACCACCAATGTAGACGCCAATATCACCAGGACCACCAAGCTGGAACTGGGTGTCAATGGCTATATCATCAACAGCAACTATCCCGGTATCGGTACCGGCGCGTTGTTTGACCTGGCCACACAGGTACCGCCGCACCTGATACCACCGCAGTATTCCAACGGGCAATGGCCTAAAATACCCGGCGGCAGTTACCCCAGTCCGTACCGTAACCTGACACAGTCCGGCTATGCCACCGAATACCGCAATAACATCCGTTCCAATATCCGCGTGCGGCAGCAACTGGATTTTATCCTGAAAGGGCTCTCGGCCACCAGCATGTTCGCCTTTGATTCCTACAGCTGGAATAACCTAAACAGGAAAAGGGAAGTACAAACCTATTACGCCACCGGGCGTGATTCCGCCGGCAACCTGCTGACGCGCGTGGTAGATCCCGGGTCCAATGTACTGGGCTTTGAAGTGTCCAGAGGCGGCGACCGCCGTTTCTATACCGAAACAGCGCTGAACTATGCCCGTAAATTCGGGGACCACGACGTATCCGCGCTGTTACTGTATAACCAGTCCGACTACATCGACGGCGACGCCGGTGACCTCATCAGCTCTATCCCTTTCCGTGTAAGGGGCCTGAGCGGCAGGGCGACTTACGGCTACAAGAGCCGCTATTTTGCGGAAGCCAATTTCGGGTACAACGGTTCAGAGAACTTCACCCCTAAAAAACGGTATGGCCTGTTTCCTTCCTTTGGCGCAGGATGGGTCATCTCCAACGAACATTTTTTTGAACCGCTGAGCAACGTGCTCTCTTATTTCAAAGTGCGGTACACCTACGGTTTGTCCGGCAACAGCAACACCGGCTCCCGTTTCCTCTTCCTGACAAGGATAAAAAACAAAGACGACCTCGGTTACACGTTCGGCGTGCCAGGTAATACCACCTCTTTCTGGGGCATGGAAGAAGACCAGATCGGTTCAGAAGTAAGCTGGGAAACCGGCAAGCGTCAAAACCTGGGTATCGAAATAAAAGCATTTAAAGATGAACTATCTGTGATCGTGGAGCTGTTTAAAGAAAGGAGGACAGGTATCCTGCTGCGCCAGTACGACATACCTTACTCTTCCGGCTATACGACAGACAACATTCCTTACCGCAACATCGGAATCACGGAAAACAAGGGTATCGACGTAACGGTAGAATATAATAAAACGTTTTCCAAAAATTACTGGGCGGCTTTCAGAGGCAATTTTAACTTCAACATCAACAAAAACGTGTATGACGGCCTTCCGCCGTGGCAGTACCCGTGGCTGAACCGCACCGGTCATACCATCGATCAGCGTTTCGGTTATGTAGCGCTCGGCCTTTTCTCCGATTCCGCAGACATTGCCAAATCTCCCAAACAGTCCGGCGATGTGCGGCCGGGCGACATCAAATACCAGGACCTTAACGGCGACGGCATCATCAACAGTTACGATCAGCAGGCTATCGGTTATGGCTCGGTACCCCGCATTGTATACGGCCTCAACTTCAGCGTTGGCGCCAAAGGGTTTGACCTGAGCCTTTTCTTCCAGGGCGTAGCCATGGCAGACTTCATGTACAGCGGCGGGCATGGCACCAACCCGTTCTACGAAGGTCCTACTATCGGTAACCTCTATACGGCGGCCACCGACCGCTGGACGCCGGACAATCCCAACAGCAAGCCTTTCTATCCACGTATGTCAACCCGACAGGACATCACTACCAATTATTACGCGAGCACCTGGTGGCTCAAACGGGCGGATTATATCCGTCTCAAAAGCGCGGAGCTGGGTTATACCTTCGGTATGCGGAGGCTGCAGAAATACGGCCTGAAGACGCTGCGGGCCTATGTGAACGGCACCAACCTCTTTACCATCTCACCCTGGAAAATATGGGACCCCGAGCTGGGCGACGGCAGAGGCACCGCCTATCCCAACACCACTACTTACAACTTCGGTATCCGTGCCAGTTTCAAATAA
- a CDS encoding RagB/SusD family nutrient uptake outer membrane protein: protein MTYSYKNILLFFLLLLCAAGCKKGYLDTVPDNITTLKDVFTNRSMTEQWLARLYNPMPDMWAQPYTTPWTGQCDEADYAWSQPGINSGAIAPDNASPSYWNSYYQTIRQAAIFLQHADENQEIKALPDGERLLKQYKAEARFLRAYYYWLLMRQYGPVVLMGETPSLPEDDFQIPRSPWDACVSYVISEMDKAFPDVPVQHVNPVDPTQPDVTQTGRITQPIILAVKSQILLYHASPLFNGNKDLASFTNPDGTVLFNQAYDKEKWKRAADAAKAVIDLNRWELYTVSDPDPFRAAYLSCRNLFFDGWQKEAIWIRTSSSHVGNWERHCAPRCANGQGWNGIAVTQEQVDIFRMANGKATGDAGSGYTENGFTNTATPYYVSGTYNMYTGREPRFYVDVTFNGATVPVVPESGQTRVEFFFTGNSGKNGAPRDWPSTGYTARKNIHPNTDFRTGRNFTRPAMMIRLGEIYLNYAEALNEYEPGNADILRYLNKIRNRGGLPDLLPGMSQAEMRAQIQLERRIELMFEGHRYWDVRRWKVADKADQHQGGAFHGMNIEKGSSLSDPEFHQRTVSFTRAAWQPKFYFYPVPQSEIDRNKKLVQFPGY from the coding sequence ATGACCTATTCATACAAAAACATACTGCTGTTCTTCCTGCTGTTGCTGTGTGCCGCAGGTTGTAAGAAAGGGTACCTCGACACGGTGCCGGACAATATTACCACGCTGAAAGATGTATTCACCAACCGTTCCATGACCGAGCAATGGCTGGCGCGGCTGTACAATCCCATGCCCGATATGTGGGCGCAGCCTTACACTACCCCATGGACCGGGCAATGCGACGAAGCCGACTACGCCTGGTCCCAGCCCGGCATCAACTCCGGCGCCATCGCTCCCGACAATGCCAGTCCTTCGTACTGGAACAGCTACTATCAGACCATCCGGCAGGCTGCCATCTTCCTGCAGCATGCGGACGAGAACCAGGAGATCAAAGCGCTTCCTGATGGCGAACGGCTCCTGAAACAATACAAAGCCGAAGCCCGTTTCCTGCGGGCCTATTACTACTGGCTGCTGATGCGGCAGTATGGCCCCGTGGTGCTGATGGGCGAAACGCCCAGTCTCCCGGAAGATGATTTTCAGATACCCCGCAGTCCGTGGGATGCCTGCGTGTCTTACGTGATCTCGGAAATGGACAAAGCATTCCCTGATGTGCCGGTACAGCATGTAAACCCGGTAGATCCTACGCAGCCAGATGTTACTCAAACGGGACGTATTACCCAGCCGATCATCCTGGCTGTCAAATCGCAGATACTGCTGTATCATGCCAGCCCGTTGTTCAACGGGAATAAAGACCTGGCTTCTTTCACCAATCCTGATGGCACCGTATTGTTTAACCAGGCGTATGATAAAGAGAAATGGAAAAGAGCCGCCGATGCCGCTAAAGCTGTCATTGATCTCAACCGCTGGGAACTCTATACCGTGTCAGACCCCGATCCTTTCCGTGCCGCCTATCTCTCCTGCCGCAATCTCTTTTTCGACGGCTGGCAGAAAGAAGCTATCTGGATACGCACGTCTTCCAGTCACGTCGGCAACTGGGAGCGCCACTGCGCTCCGCGCTGCGCCAACGGTCAGGGCTGGAACGGCATCGCCGTCACACAGGAGCAGGTGGATATTTTCCGGATGGCCAACGGCAAAGCCACCGGTGATGCCGGCAGCGGTTACACAGAGAACGGTTTTACCAATACCGCCACTCCCTACTATGTGAGCGGTACCTACAATATGTACACCGGCCGTGAACCGCGTTTTTATGTAGATGTGACCTTTAATGGCGCAACAGTGCCCGTCGTTCCTGAATCCGGACAAACGAGAGTGGAATTTTTCTTTACCGGCAATTCCGGTAAAAACGGCGCGCCGCGCGACTGGCCCTCCACCGGTTACACTGCCCGGAAGAACATTCACCCTAACACCGATTTCCGGACAGGGCGCAATTTCACCCGCCCGGCCATGATGATCCGCCTTGGCGAGATCTATCTCAACTATGCAGAAGCACTCAACGAATATGAACCCGGCAACGCCGACATTCTCAGATATCTTAACAAGATCCGCAACAGAGGCGGTCTGCCCGACCTGCTGCCCGGCATGTCCCAGGCGGAAATGCGGGCGCAGATACAACTCGAACGCCGCATCGAACTGATGTTTGAAGGTCATCGCTACTGGGACGTGCGTCGCTGGAAAGTGGCCGACAAAGCTGACCAGCACCAGGGCGGCGCTTTCCACGGGATGAACATCGAAAAAGGAAGCTCGCTATCGGACCCCGAGTTTCATCAAAGAACGGTTTCATTTACCAGGGCCGCATGGCAGCCCAAGTTTTATTTCTATCCTGTTCCGCAGAGTGAGATAGACCGGAATAAAAAGCTGGTGCAGTTTCCAGGCTATTGA
- a CDS encoding transposase, with protein MDNITTGYLMRAELWLFITTLLYFLMNGAQLFETLVFVPKWTEAPPANFNLLLDGQGASLKNFWIVFHSIHEVTFLLAIVFCWKIDFARNWLLILFAVHFAVRVWTLAFFAPNIIHFQKIAETPVVVNDLAAKTSLWQTLNYIRVAIFIAVSIGLIPLCIRIWNLRA; from the coding sequence ATGGATAATATAACAACCGGTTATCTGATGCGGGCCGAACTCTGGTTATTCATTACCACCTTGCTATACTTTCTAATGAACGGAGCGCAGCTGTTTGAGACGCTGGTATTTGTGCCGAAATGGACGGAGGCCCCGCCAGCAAATTTCAACCTGTTGCTGGACGGTCAGGGCGCCAGCCTGAAAAATTTCTGGATCGTTTTTCACTCCATACATGAAGTGACTTTCCTGCTCGCCATTGTCTTCTGTTGGAAAATCGACTTTGCCAGGAACTGGCTGCTGATTTTATTCGCGGTCCACTTTGCGGTAAGGGTGTGGACGCTGGCCTTTTTTGCACCGAACATCATTCATTTCCAGAAGATAGCTGAAACGCCGGTTGTTGTAAACGATCTTGCGGCGAAAACATCCCTCTGGCAAACGCTCAACTATATCCGCGTGGCTATCTTTATCGCGGTTTCCATTGGATTGATTCCGTTATGTATCCGCATATGGAACCTACGTGCATAA
- a CDS encoding MarR family winged helix-turn-helix transcriptional regulator translates to MGELTKLISAWEAYTQKNPGLSATEFCMHFLATESNQQLFSGLAPLDLDTVFAKLIGRLASMQTAYAKMALQELPGFELEWFYFLNTIYQLKEVKKTQVIQYNFTEQTTGIDILNKLKKQGYITERTDPDDKRAKLVSITKAGEKILARVYPLLYKPNLLMYHNIDPKDKQVVVNILKETENKHQELFSNARNKSIDDMLTEALGEEKLAQLAQEQQERMARFTAAKQRNTQHNNNK, encoded by the coding sequence ATGGGAGAACTTACGAAACTGATCAGCGCTTGGGAGGCCTATACACAGAAGAACCCCGGTTTGTCTGCCACGGAATTCTGTATGCATTTTTTAGCGACAGAGAGTAATCAGCAGCTTTTCAGCGGCCTTGCGCCGCTGGACCTGGACACGGTATTCGCCAAACTGATCGGCAGGCTGGCGAGTATGCAGACAGCCTACGCCAAAATGGCCCTGCAGGAGCTGCCCGGCTTTGAACTGGAGTGGTTCTATTTTCTGAATACCATTTACCAGTTAAAAGAAGTCAAGAAAACACAGGTCATACAATATAACTTCACCGAACAAACGACCGGTATCGACATCCTTAACAAACTGAAGAAACAAGGGTATATCACCGAACGGACAGATCCGGACGATAAACGGGCCAAACTGGTCAGCATCACCAAAGCCGGTGAAAAAATACTGGCCAGGGTGTACCCGCTGCTCTACAAGCCCAACCTCCTGATGTATCATAACATCGACCCAAAGGACAAACAAGTGGTGGTCAACATCCTGAAAGAGACGGAAAACAAACACCAGGAGTTGTTTTCCAATGCCAGGAACAAATCCATCGATGATATGCTGACGGAAGCGTTGGGAGAAGAAAAGCTGGCGCAACTGGCACAGGAACAGCAAGAGAGGATGGCCCGGTTTACAGCAGCGAAACAGCGCAACACACAGCATAACAACAATAAGTAG
- a CDS encoding pentapeptide repeat-containing protein: protein MDTKIIGSKITRARKAKGLSQAGLAQQLFISPQAVGKWERGESMPDITTFYRLAEMLEVDLNYFSENGTAEIPATSPVKQPAAEILPSEERQVPLRLTAVDMQQENFAGATLHKGKFKAGSLQGANFEGADLTGSTFEVLDARGANFDGANLTDCSFSITDLTDASFHRSILVRTRLHIAGHGAIFTDVTFLDARLTKVDLQQTRFERCTFNGTDFHQCDMRGMHFDGQTFIGVKFDKSALKDASFSGATLRNVSFKLPFSLTNRSHLDFQTVCFDGATMDKITYAALKGLRVADLSKVTVV, encoded by the coding sequence ATGGATACTAAGATCATCGGCAGCAAAATTACCCGGGCACGTAAAGCCAAAGGTCTCTCCCAGGCAGGACTGGCGCAACAGCTGTTTATCAGTCCGCAAGCTGTCGGTAAATGGGAACGGGGCGAATCCATGCCGGACATCACCACCTTCTACCGTCTGGCGGAAATGCTGGAGGTTGACCTGAATTATTTCTCTGAAAACGGCACGGCTGAAATACCCGCCACCTCACCGGTTAAACAACCGGCAGCAGAGATCCTGCCTTCAGAGGAACGGCAGGTACCGCTGCGTCTCACGGCAGTTGACATGCAGCAGGAAAATTTTGCCGGCGCTACGCTGCACAAAGGAAAGTTTAAGGCCGGTTCCCTGCAGGGCGCTAATTTCGAAGGAGCAGATTTAACAGGCAGCACCTTTGAAGTCCTCGACGCCCGCGGAGCCAATTTTGACGGCGCCAACCTGACCGACTGCAGTTTTTCCATCACCGACCTCACAGACGCCAGCTTCCACCGCTCCATCCTTGTCCGCACCAGGCTGCATATAGCAGGACATGGCGCCATATTCACCGATGTCACCTTTCTCGATGCCCGGCTGACCAAAGTTGACCTTCAGCAAACACGGTTTGAGCGCTGTACTTTCAACGGCACCGACTTCCATCAATGCGATATGCGGGGCATGCACTTTGACGGGCAAACTTTCATCGGCGTGAAGTTCGACAAGTCTGCGTTAAAAGACGCCTCTTTCAGCGGCGCCACGCTCAGGAACGTGTCTTTCAAACTGCCGTTCTCCCTCACCAACAGGTCACACCTCGATTTCCAGACCGTTTGTTTTGACGGCGCCACCATGGACAAAATAACCTATGCGGCCCTGAAAGGGTTACGGGTAGCGGATTTATCGAAGGTTACCGTGGTGTAA
- a CDS encoding nuclear transport factor 2 family protein, which produces MELSNRDKAAAIQNSIETETLAEIGLIDPVSYKQHNPHVATGLQAILELHGQMPMDKVYTNVVRKFQDGDIGFVHVDYFLFEPTVAFDIHRFEEGRSVEHWDNLQANPLQRNKSGRTMTDGKTKATDHHKTVANKALVRRFVQEVLIEGNTERRSLYFKDDELIQHNPHMGDGVSAFFSVLEEWKAAGKPQTYHTIHKVLGEGNFVLVLSEGYLHGVHSAFYDLYRVHNDRIIEHWDVIEEIPPVEKRKNDNGKF; this is translated from the coding sequence ATGGAATTATCAAACAGAGACAAAGCAGCAGCGATACAGAACAGCATCGAAACCGAAACACTGGCGGAAATTGGTTTAATTGATCCGGTTTCTTACAAACAGCACAATCCTCATGTGGCTACGGGGTTGCAGGCCATCCTGGAACTGCATGGACAGATGCCGATGGACAAAGTATATACCAATGTGGTCCGCAAGTTCCAGGATGGCGACATCGGCTTTGTGCACGTAGATTATTTTTTGTTTGAGCCCACGGTGGCTTTCGATATCCATCGTTTTGAAGAGGGCAGGAGTGTGGAGCACTGGGACAATCTCCAGGCCAATCCCCTGCAGCGGAACAAGAGCGGGAGAACGATGACCGACGGCAAAACGAAAGCGACAGATCATCATAAAACGGTTGCCAACAAAGCGCTCGTCCGCCGTTTTGTGCAGGAGGTGCTGATAGAAGGGAATACGGAAAGGCGCTCGCTGTACTTTAAGGATGACGAGCTCATTCAGCATAACCCGCACATGGGAGACGGCGTCAGCGCGTTTTTTAGCGTGCTGGAGGAATGGAAGGCAGCAGGGAAACCACAAACCTACCATACCATCCATAAGGTGCTGGGAGAAGGCAATTTCGTCCTGGTGTTAAGCGAGGGGTACCTGCACGGCGTGCATTCGGCGTTCTACGATTTATACCGGGTCCATAACGACCGGATCATCGAACATTGGGACGTGATCGAAGAGATACCACCCGTTGAAAAACGGAAGAACGACAATGGAAAGTTTTAG
- a CDS encoding winged helix-turn-helix transcriptional regulator, with the protein MYEKKNPKDLSCGIGVTLEIIGGKWKPCLINSIHKGIHRPSELARHHPAASKRVLSLQLKELEEHGVIRKVIYPVLPPKVEYFLTELGASLLPIVDLMEIWGEDVLAKGLLSSKTNLP; encoded by the coding sequence ATGTACGAGAAGAAAAATCCGAAGGACCTGAGTTGCGGCATCGGGGTAACGCTTGAAATTATCGGGGGCAAATGGAAGCCCTGCTTAATTAATTCTATCCATAAGGGAATACACCGTCCCAGCGAACTGGCGCGGCATCATCCTGCCGCCAGCAAGCGGGTGCTGAGTTTGCAGTTAAAAGAACTGGAAGAGCACGGCGTTATCAGGAAAGTCATTTACCCGGTGTTGCCGCCGAAAGTGGAGTATTTTTTAACGGAGCTGGGAGCGTCGTTGCTGCCGATAGTGGATCTGATGGAGATATGGGGAGAGGATGTACTGGCGAAGGGATTGCTTTCGTCCAAAACAAATCTTCCATGA
- a CDS encoding helix-turn-helix domain-containing protein, whose protein sequence is MNHRIFAPHKDLASFVACYWTLESPKENTPQINTIVPDGRMKMIFHYGAPYKRYTDNGDSFALPKCFVIGQLTQPLDVEPVGATGTFFVCFHPYGFLPFATMPIKEMENTAVPLEELFGEEGAVLGREVLQASTTTERIKLAETFLFKQLADTQTIDHIVKSTVDTILTANGQLSVDELSRQTNINRRQLVRKFSSTIGLSPKQLSKTIRLQAALKMLLNEKVTSLISLAYEGEYYDQAHFIKDFKEFTGLTPKEFYGDHLKMSLIFDRMD, encoded by the coding sequence ATGAATCACCGGATATTTGCACCGCACAAAGACCTGGCATCCTTCGTTGCGTGTTACTGGACACTGGAGAGCCCCAAAGAAAACACCCCTCAGATAAACACCATCGTTCCCGACGGCAGGATGAAGATGATTTTTCACTATGGCGCACCTTACAAGCGGTACACAGACAACGGTGACAGTTTTGCCCTTCCAAAGTGTTTTGTCATCGGCCAGCTGACGCAACCGCTCGATGTAGAACCCGTTGGAGCAACCGGCACTTTCTTCGTTTGTTTTCATCCTTATGGGTTTTTACCTTTTGCCACGATGCCCATCAAAGAGATGGAAAACACGGCCGTTCCGCTGGAAGAACTGTTCGGAGAGGAAGGTGCGGTACTAGGGCGGGAAGTCCTTCAGGCGTCTACCACCACAGAGCGGATAAAACTGGCGGAAACTTTTTTGTTTAAGCAGTTAGCCGATACCCAAACCATTGACCACATTGTAAAATCTACTGTTGACACTATCCTGACGGCCAACGGTCAGCTGTCCGTCGATGAGCTTTCCAGGCAAACCAATATCAACCGCCGGCAGCTGGTGCGCAAATTCTCCTCCACCATCGGCTTAAGCCCAAAGCAGCTTTCAAAAACCATCCGGCTGCAGGCAGCCCTCAAAATGTTGCTGAATGAAAAAGTCACCAGCCTGATCTCACTGGCCTACGAAGGCGAATACTACGACCAGGCGCACTTTATCAAAGACTTCAAAGAATTCACCGGGCTGACGCCCAAAGAATTTTATGGTGATCACTTAAAGATGTCTTTGATTTTTGACAGGATGGATTGA
- a CDS encoding VOC family protein, translated as MENVINFFDIPATDFSRAVSFYKAILGLEITETEISGTQMGFFPSDGKNASGAIVQGADYKPSADGVLVYLNGGHDLQTVLDRVASNNGKVIVPKTHISPEVGYIGMFIDTEGNKMAVHSIN; from the coding sequence ATGGAAAACGTGATCAATTTTTTCGACATCCCCGCAACAGACTTTAGCAGAGCCGTCTCTTTTTACAAAGCCATCTTAGGGCTGGAAATCACCGAGACCGAAATATCCGGCACCCAAATGGGGTTCTTTCCCAGCGACGGGAAAAACGCCTCAGGAGCCATCGTTCAGGGTGCGGACTACAAGCCTTCCGCAGACGGCGTACTCGTATATCTGAATGGCGGTCATGACCTGCAAACGGTATTGGACAGGGTAGCGTCCAACAACGGGAAAGTAATTGTGCCGAAAACCCATATCAGCCCGGAAGTAGGATATATCGGCATGTTCATCGACACAGAAGGAAATAAAATGGCGGTCCACTCTATCAACTAA
- a CDS encoding DUF2461 family protein, translating into MNISVLNFLTALAANNNREWFTAHKHLYNSAREEMPTKSCWQKTLRNNLLLFTKR; encoded by the coding sequence ATGAATATATCCGTGCTGAATTTTCTGACAGCGCTGGCTGCCAACAACAACCGGGAATGGTTTACTGCGCATAAACATCTTTACAACAGCGCCCGGGAAGAGATGCCGACAAAGAGCTGCTGGCAAAAGACGCTCCGCAACAATTTGCTGCTATTTACAAAACGTTGA